A section of the Methanococcus vannielii SB genome encodes:
- the wecB gene encoding non-hydrolyzing UDP-N-acetylglucosamine 2-epimerase translates to MLKIGIILGTRPEIIKMSPLIRGLQNKNSFLIHTNQHYSENMDKIFFEELNLKRPDYNLNIGSSSHGNQTGRMLVEIEKVLLNEKPDIVLVQGDTNTVLAGALAASKLNIKIAHIEAGLRSFDRKMPEETNRVLTDHISHYLFAPTEIAKKNILREGILEKNIFVVGNTIVDATVQNLKIAEQNKDICTFLSNLTGNNEYFLLTLHRAENTDSVENLSKLVFAITQIVKKYQKQIIFPVHPRTKKKLIEFGLFNDLSKNNLVKVIEPIGYLEFLMLEKNARLIITDSGGVQEEACILNVPCVTLRENTERPETILVNSNILSGCEPEKILNSIDFMLNNNNTWENPFGKGNSGEKIIEILLNK, encoded by the coding sequence ATGTTAAAAATAGGGATAATCCTTGGAACTCGACCCGAGATAATTAAAATGTCCCCCTTAATTCGGGGACTACAAAATAAAAATTCTTTTTTAATTCATACGAATCAACATTATTCTGAAAATATGGATAAAATCTTTTTTGAAGAATTAAATTTAAAAAGACCGGATTATAATTTAAATATAGGGTCAAGTAGTCATGGAAATCAGACCGGAAGGATGTTAGTTGAAATTGAAAAGGTTTTACTAAACGAAAAACCCGATATAGTACTTGTCCAAGGTGACACAAACACGGTTTTAGCGGGAGCCCTTGCAGCTTCTAAATTAAATATAAAAATAGCACATATTGAAGCAGGACTTAGAAGTTTTGATAGAAAAATGCCTGAAGAGACTAATCGTGTTTTGACAGACCATATTTCACACTATCTATTTGCACCAACTGAAATTGCAAAAAAAAATATTTTAAGAGAAGGAATACTTGAAAAAAATATATTTGTTGTTGGAAATACCATTGTTGATGCAACTGTTCAAAACTTAAAAATTGCGGAACAAAATAAAGATATTTGCACTTTTTTATCAAATTTAACAGGAAATAATGAATATTTTTTATTAACATTACATCGGGCAGAAAATACAGATAGTGTTGAAAATCTATCAAAACTTGTATTTGCAATAACTCAAATCGTTAAAAAATATCAAAAACAAATTATTTTTCCAGTGCATCCTAGGACGAAAAAAAAATTAATTGAGTTTGGACTTTTTAACGATTTATCAAAAAATAACTTGGTAAAAGTGATTGAACCTATAGGATACCTTGAATTTTTAATGCTTGAAAAAAATGCTCGTTTAATAATTACAGATAGTGGTGGCGTTCAAGAAGAAGCTTGTATTTTAAATGTTCCCTGTGTAACTTTAAGGGAAAATACTGAACGGCCAGAAACTATTTTGGTAAACTCAAACATCCTTTCAGGATGTGAACCTGAAAAAATCCTTAATTCCATTGATTTTATGCTAAATAACAATAATACTTGGGAAAATCCGTTTGGAAAAGGGAATTCTGGAGAAAAAATTATTGAGATACTTTTAAATAAATAA
- a CDS encoding nucleotide sugar dehydrogenase, translating to MDKHEKQKIKKICVIGLGYIGLPTASMLANHGYEVIGVDISEKRVNEIKNGDFKIEEPGLLTLLKGAINSKNLNVKTKAEKADAFIICVPTPAIGCDDGSKKCDLSYVLDAVNSILPYIDEGNLIVIESTIPPETTQKIYDIIDKKVYVAHCPERVLPGKILKELVENDRIIGGINKKSAEMAKEIYKSFVEGKIYITDSNTAEMVKLMENTYRDINIALANEFAKICDEIGVNVWDAIKIANKHPRVNILNPGPGVGGHCISIDPWFIVEKTNNAKFIRSARELNDKMPYYVCNMIISELKNLNIEKPKVTVFGATYKGNVEDTRESPSKKVIDALAEKNIPVSTYDPHANSFEYELHSLEDSIVNSDCIVVLTDHNEFKSFKKEEIDEISKKLKNKLIIDTKNILNHNLWKKAGFKIKLLGNGAW from the coding sequence ATGGATAAACACGAAAAGCAAAAAATTAAGAAAATTTGTGTGATAGGGCTTGGATATATAGGACTTCCAACTGCATCAATGCTTGCAAACCACGGTTACGAAGTAATTGGGGTAGATATTAGTGAAAAAAGAGTAAACGAAATTAAAAATGGGGACTTTAAAATTGAAGAACCAGGGCTCTTAACTCTTTTAAAAGGAGCAATTAATTCAAAAAATCTAAATGTAAAAACTAAAGCAGAAAAAGCCGATGCATTTATTATTTGCGTTCCAACCCCTGCAATAGGTTGCGATGACGGTTCAAAAAAATGCGATTTAAGCTATGTTTTAGATGCTGTTAATTCAATCTTACCATATATTGATGAAGGAAACCTGATTGTAATTGAAAGCACAATCCCACCTGAAACAACTCAAAAAATTTATGATATCATTGATAAAAAAGTATATGTTGCCCACTGCCCTGAAAGAGTTCTTCCCGGAAAAATATTAAAAGAACTCGTTGAAAATGACCGGATAATCGGTGGAATTAATAAAAAATCTGCGGAAATGGCAAAAGAAATTTATAAATCTTTTGTAGAAGGGAAAATTTACATAACTGATTCAAATACTGCGGAAATGGTAAAATTAATGGAAAATACGTATCGAGATATTAATATCGCTCTTGCAAATGAATTTGCAAAAATCTGCGATGAAATAGGTGTAAATGTATGGGATGCGATAAAAATTGCAAATAAGCACCCTAGAGTAAATATTTTAAACCCTGGCCCGGGGGTTGGAGGGCATTGCATAAGTATTGACCCATGGTTTATTGTTGAAAAAACCAATAATGCAAAATTTATTCGATCAGCAAGGGAATTGAATGACAAAATGCCTTATTACGTGTGTAATATGATAATATCCGAATTAAAGAATTTAAACATTGAAAAACCAAAAGTTACCGTATTTGGTGCAACATACAAGGGAAATGTTGAAGATACTAGAGAAAGTCCCTCAAAAAAAGTTATAGATGCACTTGCTGAAAAAAATATTCCAGTTTCAACTTATGACCCTCATGCGAATTCTTTTGAATACGAACTACACTCCCTTGAAGATAGCATTGTTAATTCAGACTGTATTGTAGTATTAACTGACCATAATGAATTTAAAAGCTTTAAAAAGGAAGAAATAGATGAAATATCTAAAAAACTTAAAAATAAGCTCATAATTGACACTAAGAATATATTAAATCATAACCTTTGGAAAAAAGCAGGATTTAAAATAAAACTGCTCGGTAATGGGGCTTGGTGA